In Fundidesulfovibrio magnetotacticus, a single window of DNA contains:
- a CDS encoding 4Fe-4S dicluster domain-containing protein yields the protein MDVLDLSASYDADFVARVQAESGQNTALCYQCGNCTAGCPYTFAYDIPVSRIMRLVQAGQRRAVLSCRSIWLCATCESCTTRCPNDIDVARIMDVLRHMARREGFATERNVKVFWDSFLDSVRRHGRVFEAGLLARYVFLTGRFWTDADLAPRILPKNKLGLKPHAIKGQAEMAKIFQRFAEQEGRS from the coding sequence ATGGACGTCCTCGACTTGAGCGCGTCGTACGACGCGGATTTCGTGGCCCGGGTCCAGGCCGAGAGCGGGCAGAACACGGCCTTGTGCTACCAGTGCGGCAACTGCACGGCCGGCTGTCCCTACACTTTCGCCTACGACATCCCCGTGAGCCGTATCATGCGGCTCGTGCAGGCGGGGCAGCGTCGCGCGGTACTCTCGTGCCGCTCCATCTGGCTTTGCGCAACGTGCGAATCGTGCACCACGCGCTGCCCCAACGACATCGACGTGGCCCGGATCATGGACGTGCTGCGCCACATGGCCCGGCGCGAAGGCTTTGCCACCGAGCGCAACGTGAAGGTCTTCTGGGACAGCTTCCTGGATTCGGTGCGCAGGCACGGCAGGGTCTTCGAGGCGGGCCTGCTGGCGCGTTACGTTTTCCTCACCGGCCGCTTCTGGACCGACGCGGACCTGGCCCCGCGCATCCTGCCCAAGAACAAGCTGGGGCTCAAACCCCACGCCATCAAGGGACAGGCCGAAATGGCCAAAATCTTCCAACGCTTCGCGGAACAGGAGGGGCGTTCATGA
- a CDS encoding FAD/NAD(P)-binding protein yields MTSLPNPYLPDMATIVETVQETPNIKTFRVRLDSEARRKAFTFQPGQVGQLSVFGTGESTFVINSPPTRMDYLQFSVMRAGEVTAALHRLNAGDRIGVRAPLGNWFPYESMKGKDIVFIGGGIGMAPLRTLLLFMLDNRKDYGRIRLLYGARSPEDMAFKAELPEWLGRDDLETVLTIDREAPGWEHRVGLIPNVLREMAPPAGNAVAVTCGPPIMIKFTLQALKDLGFADGQIVTTLEKRMKCGVGLCGRCNIGEKYVCVDGPVFTYEQLKELPNEL; encoded by the coding sequence ATGACTAGCCTGCCCAATCCCTACCTGCCCGACATGGCCACCATCGTGGAGACCGTGCAGGAGACACCCAACATCAAGACCTTCCGCGTGCGCCTGGACAGCGAAGCGCGCCGCAAGGCCTTCACCTTCCAGCCCGGCCAGGTGGGCCAGCTCTCGGTGTTCGGCACGGGGGAATCCACCTTCGTGATCAACTCGCCGCCCACGCGCATGGACTACCTGCAGTTCAGCGTCATGCGCGCGGGCGAGGTGACCGCCGCGCTCCACCGCCTGAACGCGGGCGACCGCATCGGCGTGCGCGCGCCCCTGGGCAACTGGTTCCCGTACGAGTCCATGAAGGGCAAGGACATCGTGTTCATCGGCGGCGGCATCGGCATGGCCCCGCTGCGCACGCTGCTGCTCTTCATGCTGGACAACCGCAAGGACTATGGCAGGATACGCCTGCTCTACGGCGCGCGCAGCCCCGAGGACATGGCCTTCAAGGCCGAACTGCCCGAGTGGCTGGGCCGCGACGATCTGGAAACCGTGCTGACCATCGACCGCGAGGCCCCGGGCTGGGAGCACCGCGTGGGGCTCATCCCCAACGTGCTGCGCGAGATGGCCCCCCCGGCCGGGAACGCCGTGGCCGTCACCTGCGGGCCGCCGATCATGATCAAGTTCACGCTCCAGGCCCTGAAGGACCTGGGGTTCGCCGACGGCCAGATCGTCACCACCCTGGAGAAGCGCATGAAGTGCGGCGTGGGGTTGTGCGGGCGCTGCAACATCGGCGAGAAGTACGTCTGCGTGGACGGACCCGTCTTCACCTACGAGCAGCTCAAGGAGCTGCCCAACGAACTCTAA
- a CDS encoding CoB--CoM heterodisulfide reductase iron-sulfur subunit A family protein produces MKIGVFVCHCGSNIEGTVDTAAVARASLEFPEVAHAEDVMYSCSEPGQEAIIEAVRSKGLDGVVVASCTPRMHEPTFRRAVERAGLNRYMLEMANIREHVSWIGKNREANTNKSADLVRIAVEKLRRNRPLTPKRFDITRRVLVIGGGVAGIQAALDCADGGMEVVLVEKTSSIGGKMAKLDKTFPTVDCSSCILGPKMVDVAQHPNITLYACAEVEEIGGYVGNFTVKVRRKATYVDWVKCTGCGACMEKCPSKKSHDSFNEGLGGAPAINIPFPQAIPKKAVIDPAFCRQFVKGKCGVCAKICPTKAIDYSMRDEVVEEKVGAIVAATGFDLFDHSKYGEYGGGRYPDVITSLQYERMLSASGPTGGHVKRPSDGREPRSVVFIQCVGSRDKSVDRPYCSGFCCMYTAKQAILTKDHIPDSQSTVFYMDIRSPGKLYDEFTRRAMEEYGARYVRGRVAMITPKGRKLLVRGADTLLGTQVEVEADLVVLAVGAEAAKGSPHLAEKLRISYDKYGFFMESHPKLRPVETNTAGVYLAGCAQGPKDIPSSVGQGSAAASKVLGLFSKAQLESDPQISQVNLARCVGCAKCESTCPFGAIHMIDFRGQPKAEVIETVCQGCGICAVTCPQGAVQLEHFTDNQILAEVDALCRF; encoded by the coding sequence ATGAAGATCGGCGTCTTCGTCTGCCACTGCGGCAGCAACATCGAGGGCACGGTGGACACGGCCGCCGTGGCCCGCGCGTCCCTGGAGTTCCCCGAGGTGGCCCACGCCGAGGACGTGATGTACTCCTGCTCGGAGCCCGGGCAGGAAGCCATCATCGAGGCCGTGCGCTCCAAGGGCCTGGATGGCGTGGTGGTGGCCTCCTGCACCCCGCGCATGCACGAGCCCACCTTCCGCCGCGCAGTGGAGCGCGCCGGGCTCAACCGCTACATGCTGGAAATGGCCAACATCCGCGAGCACGTCTCCTGGATCGGCAAGAACCGCGAGGCCAACACCAACAAGAGCGCGGACCTCGTGCGCATCGCCGTGGAAAAGCTCCGGCGCAACCGGCCCCTCACCCCCAAGCGCTTCGACATCACCCGCCGCGTGCTGGTGATCGGCGGCGGCGTGGCCGGCATCCAGGCCGCCCTGGACTGCGCCGACGGCGGCATGGAAGTGGTACTGGTGGAGAAAACCTCCTCCATCGGCGGCAAGATGGCCAAGCTCGACAAGACCTTCCCCACCGTGGACTGCTCCAGCTGCATCCTCGGCCCCAAGATGGTGGACGTGGCCCAGCATCCCAACATCACCCTCTATGCCTGCGCCGAGGTGGAGGAGATCGGGGGCTATGTGGGCAACTTCACCGTGAAGGTGCGCCGCAAGGCCACCTACGTGGACTGGGTGAAGTGCACAGGCTGCGGAGCGTGCATGGAAAAGTGCCCCAGCAAGAAGTCCCACGACTCCTTCAACGAAGGCCTGGGCGGCGCTCCGGCCATCAACATCCCGTTCCCCCAGGCCATTCCCAAAAAAGCCGTGATCGACCCCGCCTTCTGCCGCCAGTTCGTCAAGGGCAAGTGCGGCGTGTGCGCCAAGATCTGCCCCACCAAGGCCATCGACTACTCCATGCGGGACGAGGTGGTGGAGGAGAAGGTGGGGGCCATCGTGGCCGCGACGGGCTTCGACCTCTTCGACCACTCCAAGTACGGCGAATACGGCGGCGGCCGCTACCCCGACGTGATCACCAGCCTGCAGTACGAGCGCATGCTCTCGGCCTCCGGCCCCACCGGCGGCCACGTGAAGCGCCCCTCGGACGGCAGGGAGCCCAGGAGCGTGGTGTTCATCCAGTGCGTGGGCTCGCGCGACAAGTCCGTGGACCGGCCGTACTGCTCGGGCTTCTGCTGCATGTACACGGCCAAGCAGGCCATCCTCACCAAGGACCACATCCCCGATTCCCAGTCCACGGTGTTCTACATGGACATCCGCTCGCCCGGGAAGCTCTACGACGAGTTCACCCGCCGGGCCATGGAGGAGTACGGGGCGCGCTACGTGCGTGGCCGCGTGGCCATGATCACCCCCAAGGGCCGCAAGCTCCTGGTGCGCGGGGCCGACACCCTGCTGGGCACGCAGGTGGAGGTGGAGGCCGACCTGGTGGTGCTGGCCGTGGGGGCCGAGGCCGCCAAGGGCTCGCCGCACCTGGCCGAGAAGCTGCGCATCTCCTACGACAAGTACGGCTTCTTCATGGAAAGCCACCCCAAGCTGCGCCCCGTGGAGACCAACACGGCGGGCGTCTACCTGGCCGGTTGCGCCCAGGGCCCCAAGGACATCCCGTCCTCGGTGGGGCAGGGCAGCGCGGCGGCCTCCAAGGTGCTGGGGCTCTTCTCCAAGGCCCAGTTGGAGAGCGACCCCCAGATCTCCCAGGTGAACCTGGCCCGCTGCGTGGGCTGCGCCAAGTGCGAGTCCACCTGTCCCTTCGGGGCCATCCACATGATCGATTTCCGGGGCCAGCCCAAGGCCGAGGTGATCGAAACGGTCTGCCAGGGCTGCGGCATCTGCGCCGTCACCTGCCCGCAGGGGGCCGTGCAGCTGGAACACTTCACCGACAACCAGATCCTCGCGGAGGTGGATGCCTTATGCCGGTTCTAG
- a CDS encoding iron-containing alcohol dehydrogenase, whose translation MAVIEQVYGFFIPSVTLIGIGASKQIPEKIKALGGSKPLIVTDMGIVKAGICKQITDLLDAAKMEYVVYSDTIPNPTDENVHAGVEVYKKNKCDSLITLGGGSSHDCGKGVGLVVANGGKIHDFEGVDKSTKPMPPYLAVNTTAGTASEMTRFCIITDLSRHVKMAIVDWRVTPNIAIDDPMLMVGMPPALTAATGMDALTHAVEAYVSTIATPMTDACAEKAIELVFKYLRKAVANGRDVEAREGMCFAQYLAGMAFNNASLGHVHAMAHQLGGFYDLPHGECNAILLPHVEQFNLIAKVERFVKMAELMGENIAGLSPRAAAELALSAIRKLSTDVGIPAGLVELGKRYGKDVQAKDITTMTKNAQKDACGFTNPRCPTDKDVEAIYTAAL comes from the coding sequence ATGGCCGTCATCGAACAAGTCTACGGTTTCTTCATCCCCAGCGTTACCCTGATCGGCATTGGCGCTTCCAAGCAGATCCCCGAGAAGATCAAGGCTCTCGGCGGCTCCAAGCCCCTCATCGTGACCGACATGGGCATCGTGAAGGCCGGCATCTGCAAGCAGATCACCGACCTGCTCGACGCGGCCAAGATGGAGTACGTGGTCTACTCCGACACCATCCCCAACCCCACGGACGAAAACGTCCACGCGGGCGTCGAGGTGTACAAGAAGAACAAGTGCGACTCCCTGATCACCCTGGGCGGCGGCTCCTCCCACGACTGCGGCAAGGGCGTGGGCCTCGTGGTGGCCAACGGCGGCAAGATCCACGACTTCGAAGGCGTGGACAAGTCCACCAAGCCCATGCCTCCCTACCTGGCCGTGAACACCACCGCGGGCACCGCCTCGGAAATGACCCGCTTCTGCATCATCACCGACCTCTCCCGCCACGTGAAGATGGCCATCGTGGACTGGCGCGTCACCCCCAACATCGCCATCGACGACCCCATGCTCATGGTGGGCATGCCCCCGGCCCTCACCGCCGCCACCGGCATGGACGCCCTGACCCACGCCGTGGAAGCCTACGTCTCCACCATCGCCACCCCCATGACCGACGCCTGCGCCGAAAAGGCCATCGAGCTGGTCTTCAAGTACCTGCGCAAGGCCGTGGCCAACGGCCGTGACGTGGAAGCCCGTGAAGGCATGTGCTTCGCCCAGTACCTGGCCGGCATGGCCTTCAACAACGCCAGCCTCGGCCACGTGCACGCCATGGCCCACCAGCTGGGCGGCTTCTACGACCTGCCCCACGGCGAGTGCAACGCCATCCTGCTGCCCCACGTGGAGCAGTTCAACCTGATCGCCAAGGTGGAGCGCTTCGTGAAGATGGCCGAGCTCATGGGCGAAAACATCGCCGGGCTCTCCCCCCGCGCCGCCGCCGAGCTGGCCCTCAGCGCCATCCGCAAGCTCTCCACCGACGTGGGCATCCCCGCCGGCCTGGTGGAGCTGGGCAAGCGCTACGGCAAGGACGTGCAGGCCAAGGACATCACCACCATGACCAAGAACGCCCAGAAGGACGCCTGCGGCTTCACCAACCCCCGCTGCCCCACCGACAAGGACGTGGAAGCCATCTACACCGCGGCCCTGTAG
- a CDS encoding hydrogenase iron-sulfur subunit → MPVLAGRELRIVGFLCNWCSYGGADTAGVGRFTQPTDLRIIRVPCSGRIDPLFVVKALLGGADGVLVSGCHPRDCHYASGNFYARRRLEVLKGMLPVLGFEPGRFEYTWVSASEGQRWQQVVTRFTEQIHALGPSPARDILAPRRGLASGKGGDSARA, encoded by the coding sequence ATGCCGGTTCTAGCAGGCAGGGAGCTGCGCATCGTCGGCTTTCTCTGCAACTGGTGCTCCTACGGCGGCGCGGACACGGCGGGCGTGGGGCGCTTCACCCAGCCCACGGACCTGCGCATCATCCGCGTGCCCTGCTCGGGGCGCATCGACCCCCTCTTCGTGGTCAAGGCGCTCCTGGGCGGAGCCGACGGCGTGCTCGTCTCGGGCTGCCACCCGCGCGACTGCCACTACGCCAGCGGCAACTTCTACGCCAGGCGCCGCCTGGAGGTGCTCAAGGGCATGCTCCCGGTGCTGGGCTTCGAGCCCGGGCGCTTCGAATACACCTGGGTCTCGGCCTCGGAGGGTCAGCGCTGGCAGCAGGTGGTGACGCGCTTCACCGAGCAGATCCACGCCCTCGGGCCTTCCCCGGCCCGGGACATCCTCGCGCCGCGCCGGGGCCTTGCGTCCGGCAAGGGAGGCGACAGTGCAAGAGCTTGA
- a CDS encoding 4Fe-4S dicluster domain-containing protein codes for MDQAKFLPDASLAAWLAELSAARLVLAPRREGGAVVFKPYDPAVPLELTRDATVPPKGAVFPACEELMRYRRVKDPEKPGQPLLEVEESLPEGGVVVFGSRPCGARGFTVYDRVFDAGGLNDPYYAARRKATAFVTLACREAGSACFCHWVGSGPADPDGSDVLLTQVPGGYVVRAVTEKGAALVGSGLFSPADRREGEEAAAHAKARESLDDPRDLAPARQALLDAFDDMEFWSQLSAKCLSCGACTYLCPTCYCFNITDEAQGNEGARLRTWDNCMSFQFTLEASGHNPRPTKAHRLKNRVGHKFSYYPGLHGGAIACCGCGRCIRSCPVGVDIRQLVLAAVERAREKSHD; via the coding sequence ATGGACCAGGCCAAGTTCCTGCCTGATGCGTCCCTGGCCGCGTGGCTGGCCGAACTCTCGGCCGCGCGCCTGGTGCTGGCCCCGCGCCGCGAGGGCGGCGCGGTGGTCTTCAAGCCTTACGACCCGGCCGTGCCCCTGGAGCTCACCCGCGACGCCACGGTCCCGCCCAAGGGGGCCGTGTTCCCCGCCTGCGAGGAGCTCATGCGCTACCGCCGCGTGAAGGACCCCGAGAAGCCCGGCCAGCCGCTGCTGGAGGTGGAGGAGTCCCTGCCCGAGGGCGGCGTGGTGGTCTTCGGGTCCAGGCCCTGCGGGGCGCGCGGCTTCACCGTGTACGACCGCGTCTTCGACGCCGGCGGCCTGAACGATCCCTATTATGCGGCCAGGCGCAAGGCCACGGCCTTCGTCACCCTGGCCTGCCGCGAGGCCGGTTCGGCCTGCTTCTGCCACTGGGTGGGCTCCGGCCCCGCCGATCCCGACGGCTCCGACGTGCTCCTCACACAGGTTCCCGGCGGGTACGTGGTCCGGGCCGTCACTGAGAAGGGCGCGGCCCTTGTGGGCTCCGGGCTGTTCTCCCCGGCGGACCGCCGCGAGGGCGAGGAGGCCGCGGCCCACGCCAAGGCCCGCGAATCCCTGGACGACCCGCGCGACCTGGCCCCGGCGCGCCAGGCCCTGCTGGACGCCTTCGACGACATGGAGTTCTGGAGCCAGCTCTCGGCCAAGTGTCTGAGCTGCGGGGCCTGCACCTACCTGTGCCCCACCTGCTACTGCTTCAACATCACCGACGAGGCCCAGGGCAACGAGGGCGCGCGCCTGCGCACCTGGGACAACTGCATGTCCTTCCAGTTCACCCTGGAGGCCAGCGGCCACAATCCCCGGCCCACCAAGGCCCACAGGCTCAAAAACCGCGTGGGGCACAAGTTCTCATACTATCCGGGCCTGCACGGCGGGGCCATCGCCTGCTGCGGGTGCGGCCGCTGCATCAGAAGCTGCCCCGTGGGGGTGGACATCCGTCAACTCGTGCTGGCCGCCGTGGAACGCGCCCGGGAGAAGAGCCATGACTAG
- a CDS encoding ferritin-like domain-containing protein, with protein MAEFFSAADVVGAAVEMERRGQALYARLASEASDPTVKRFFESLAAEERRHEELFTAMAGRVGKAELPAWSSMEEYSDYLDALLDSHALFSPGFADALAARSGELEGAVRGAMQLEKDSMIFFQEMLHLIAGSEHSFILECIEEERRHLRQLSALIRK; from the coding sequence ATGGCGGAGTTTTTCAGCGCGGCGGACGTGGTGGGCGCGGCCGTCGAAATGGAACGCAGGGGGCAGGCGCTCTACGCCCGTCTTGCTTCGGAGGCTTCGGACCCCACGGTGAAGCGCTTCTTCGAGAGCCTGGCCGCCGAGGAGCGCCGCCACGAGGAGCTCTTCACGGCCATGGCCGGGCGCGTGGGCAAGGCCGAACTGCCCGCCTGGAGCAGCATGGAGGAGTACAGCGACTATCTGGACGCACTGCTCGATTCCCACGCTCTCTTCTCGCCCGGCTTCGCGGACGCCCTGGCCGCCCGCTCCGGGGAGCTGGAAGGCGCGGTACGCGGGGCCATGCAGTTGGAAAAGGATTCCATGATCTTTTTCCAGGAGATGCTCCATCTCATCGCCGGTTCGGAACATTCCTTCATCCTGGAATGCATCGAGGAGGAGCGCCGCCACCTGCGCCAGCTCTCGGCGCTCATCAGAAAATAG
- a CDS encoding CoB--CoM heterodisulfide reductase iron-sulfur subunit B family protein produces MSGLSYAYYPGCSGLGTSSEYDSSTRAVCKALFMELSDVPDWSCCGSSPAHAVDHALSAALSARNLARVRAMDRDDVLTPCPSCLTNLRTADHRMRDEAFAARANSLLDAPYKGGVRARSVLQAIVEDVGMEMVRASVVRPLKGMKVAAYYGCIMNRPPELMAFDDPEHPMAMDLLMEAAGATVLPFPLKVECCGASFGVPRPDVTARLSARLLLTAREIGAEAIVTACPLCQMNLDLRQNQAARFAGTAFEIPVFYFTQLLGLALGAPEGSLGLDKLCVSPARVLEAPAAGETNLTQGSRS; encoded by the coding sequence ATGAGCGGGCTCTCCTACGCCTACTACCCCGGGTGTTCGGGCCTGGGCACCTCGTCCGAGTACGACAGCTCCACACGGGCCGTGTGCAAGGCCCTCTTCATGGAACTCTCCGACGTGCCCGACTGGAGCTGTTGTGGATCGAGCCCGGCCCACGCCGTGGACCACGCCCTCTCGGCGGCCCTCTCGGCCCGCAACCTGGCCCGCGTGCGCGCCATGGACCGGGACGACGTGCTCACCCCATGCCCCAGCTGCCTCACCAACCTGCGCACCGCCGACCATCGCATGCGGGATGAGGCCTTCGCCGCGCGGGCCAACTCCCTGCTGGACGCCCCCTACAAGGGCGGCGTGCGCGCCCGGTCCGTGCTCCAGGCCATCGTGGAGGACGTGGGGATGGAGATGGTGCGGGCCTCGGTGGTGCGCCCCCTCAAGGGGATGAAGGTCGCGGCCTACTACGGCTGCATCATGAACCGGCCTCCCGAGCTCATGGCTTTCGACGATCCCGAGCACCCCATGGCCATGGACCTCCTCATGGAGGCCGCCGGGGCCACGGTGCTGCCCTTCCCTCTCAAGGTGGAGTGCTGCGGAGCCTCCTTCGGCGTGCCGCGCCCGGACGTGACCGCCAGGCTTTCGGCCAGGCTCCTGCTCACGGCCCGGGAGATCGGGGCCGAGGCCATCGTCACGGCCTGCCCCCTGTGCCAGATGAACCTGGACCTGCGCCAGAACCAGGCCGCCCGCTTCGCCGGGACGGCCTTCGAGATTCCGGTGTTCTACTTCACGCAGCTTCTCGGCCTTGCCCTGGGCGCGCCCGAGGGCAGCCTCGGCCTGGACAAGCTCTGCGTGAGTCCGGCCCGCGTCCTGGAGGCCCCGGCGGCCGGGGAGACGAATCTTACGCAAGGGAGCAGGTCATGA
- a CDS encoding iron-containing alcohol dehydrogenase — protein sequence MNVTKFAIPEIIFGRGSMVHVGQCARRLGARRVFLVSDEGLEKSGWVERVQTILEAESLEWVYYGDVNSNPRDWQVSHGAKLYLETGADVILAIGGGSPIDAAKGIAILAGNGGSIADYEGANRIERPLPPTIFLPTTAGSGSDISQFCIITDVERQLKMSIISRSLVPNISIIDPLILLTKSQELIIASAIDALAHAVESYVSRIASPFTEIQALRAIELIMRNLRHAVEDRDLDALEQLSIASTAAGMSFSNAGLGAGHALAHSLGGMFDILHGLVHPILLPAVMRFNTPACQEKMGAIGRLVVGRADMPSRLAAEAGIEVLREYFADLGVPVRLRDILPDRSPLAQLAGASAGDACNLTNPRQADVESLLGICEEAW from the coding sequence ATGAACGTCACGAAATTCGCCATTCCGGAAATCATCTTCGGACGCGGCTCCATGGTACATGTGGGGCAGTGCGCGCGCAGGCTGGGTGCAAGACGGGTCTTTCTCGTCAGCGACGAGGGGCTGGAAAAGTCCGGCTGGGTGGAGCGCGTCCAGACCATCCTCGAGGCCGAGAGCCTGGAGTGGGTCTACTACGGCGACGTGAACTCCAACCCGCGCGACTGGCAGGTCAGCCACGGCGCAAAACTCTACCTGGAGACCGGGGCGGACGTGATCCTGGCCATCGGCGGGGGCAGCCCCATCGACGCGGCCAAAGGCATCGCCATCCTGGCGGGCAACGGCGGCTCCATCGCAGACTACGAGGGGGCCAACCGCATCGAACGCCCTCTGCCGCCCACCATCTTCCTGCCCACCACGGCGGGCAGCGGGTCGGACATCTCCCAGTTCTGCATCATCACCGACGTGGAGCGCCAGCTCAAGATGTCCATCATCAGCCGGTCGCTGGTGCCCAACATCTCCATCATCGATCCGCTCATCCTGCTCACGAAAAGCCAGGAGCTGATCATCGCTTCGGCCATTGACGCCCTGGCCCACGCGGTGGAATCCTACGTGTCGCGCATCGCCTCTCCCTTCACGGAAATCCAGGCCCTGCGCGCCATCGAGCTGATCATGCGCAACCTCCGGCACGCCGTGGAAGACCGCGACCTGGACGCCCTGGAGCAGCTCTCCATCGCCAGCACGGCGGCGGGCATGTCCTTCAGCAACGCGGGCTTGGGGGCCGGGCACGCCCTGGCGCATTCCCTGGGCGGCATGTTCGACATCCTCCACGGCCTGGTGCACCCCATCCTCCTGCCCGCCGTGATGCGCTTCAACACTCCGGCATGCCAGGAGAAGATGGGGGCCATCGGCCGGCTCGTGGTGGGCCGGGCGGACATGCCCTCGCGTCTGGCAGCCGAGGCGGGCATCGAGGTGCTGCGCGAATACTTCGCCGATCTGGGCGTGCCCGTGCGCCTGCGCGACATCCTGCCCGACCGCTCCCCCCTTGCCCAACTGGCAGGGGCCTCCGCAGGCGACGCCTGCAACCTCACCAACCCCCGCCAGGCCGACGTGGAAAGCCTGCTCGGCATCTGCGAGGAGGCCTGGTGA
- a CDS encoding 4Fe-4S dicluster domain-containing protein: MQELDALKQRIVEALPGLDCVIGWEPGPSPLTAAPLFMRTPADVDRLVWGPFNAPNTAVYLPAFKGRKVGVVVKGCDSRSVVELIQEKLVRREELVVFAMPCRGVADASKVAGRVGDLGQVSAAARDGATLQVTTPEGMAAMPWDEACADKCLNCQYPNALVSDHFLGDPLAPAQGRDAAADEMGRFEAMAPAERMAWWAQAMDRCIRCYACRNACPMCVCRDHCIAQTRDPHWVSQEDGVREKLMFQAIHALHLAGRCTECGECQRACPVDIPILALRRKLNRVVKDVFDYQAGVDPQAVPPLFTFQVEEAKINERGW, translated from the coding sequence GTGCAAGAGCTTGATGCCTTGAAACAACGAATCGTCGAGGCGCTTCCCGGCCTCGATTGCGTCATCGGCTGGGAGCCGGGGCCGTCGCCACTGACCGCCGCGCCGCTCTTCATGCGCACGCCCGCCGACGTGGACCGCCTGGTGTGGGGGCCGTTCAACGCGCCCAACACGGCGGTCTACCTTCCTGCCTTCAAGGGCCGCAAGGTGGGCGTGGTGGTCAAGGGCTGCGACAGCCGCTCCGTGGTGGAGTTGATCCAGGAGAAGCTGGTGCGCCGCGAGGAGCTGGTGGTCTTCGCCATGCCCTGCCGGGGCGTGGCCGACGCCTCCAAGGTGGCCGGGCGCGTGGGCGACCTGGGCCAGGTGAGCGCCGCCGCGCGCGACGGAGCCACCCTCCAGGTGACCACCCCCGAAGGCATGGCCGCCATGCCCTGGGACGAGGCCTGCGCGGACAAATGCCTGAACTGCCAGTACCCCAACGCCCTGGTGAGCGACCACTTCCTGGGCGATCCGCTGGCTCCGGCCCAGGGCCGCGACGCCGCCGCCGACGAGATGGGGCGTTTCGAGGCCATGGCCCCGGCGGAGCGCATGGCCTGGTGGGCCCAGGCCATGGACCGCTGCATCCGCTGCTACGCCTGCCGCAACGCCTGCCCCATGTGCGTCTGCCGCGACCACTGCATCGCCCAGACGCGCGACCCCCACTGGGTCTCCCAGGAGGACGGCGTGCGCGAAAAGCTCATGTTCCAGGCCATCCACGCCCTGCACCTGGCCGGGCGCTGCACCGAGTGCGGCGAGTGCCAGCGCGCCTGCCCCGTGGACATTCCCATCCTGGCCCTGCGGCGCAAGCTCAACCGCGTGGTCAAGGACGTCTTCGACTACCAGGCCGGGGTCGATCCCCAGGCCGTGCCTCCTCTATTCACCTTCCAGGTGGAAGAGGCCAAGATCAACGAGCGGGGGTGGTGA